The Colletotrichum higginsianum IMI 349063 chromosome 2, whole genome shotgun sequence genome has a segment encoding these proteins:
- a CDS encoding KR domain-containing protein: MVSAVVLITTAVSIIFSRLTIPTRADWLEAELRPTLIQIIARVTPLIFVGPELSRDPAWLDITVTYFAKSNAALKEHWL; this comes from the coding sequence ATGGTGTCTGCCGTGGTCCTGATCACGACGGCGGTTTCAATCATCTTCTCAAGACTGACCATACCCACACGTGCAGACTGGCTCGAGGCGGAGCTCCGGCCGACATTGATTCAAATCATTGCACGCGTCACGCCACTTATCTTTGTCGGCCCGGAACTCAGTCGCGACCCGGCGTGGCTCGACATCACGGTGACCTATTTCGCCAAGTCGAACGCCGCCTTGAAGGAGCATTGGCTATGA
- a CDS encoding Major facilitator superfamily transporter, whose product MIEDDTELSPALRLATAVQGVHTRILPFRRILTRNLCFVLVTVAIHDGDTSVCNTLWPNFLRDPVIDNVHYQTPGQLRRLSFRFSGGAGMAPAEIAWSLAQLGVMGLPTKLLAYPRVTQRLGALRTWRFFLRFSPLVYAVVPYIAFMPSITPPPAGNHGFTVWALVVFFQGLMVGCSKFTAPSQLMLTNFASPHPSALARTNSISYLTTAMVRATAFAVSAWVYSYGSSHGLTGLAWWLAGAASLCGFLVSLACKEGNGHKI is encoded by the exons ATGATCGAAGACGACACGGAGCTGTCGCCCGCGCTCCGTCTCGCCACGGCCGTCCAAGGCGT ACACACCCGGATCCTCCCCTTTCGACGCATACTGACACGAAACCTCTGCTTCGTGCTCGTGACCGTCGCGATCCACGACGGTGACACATCGGTATGCAACACCCTATGGCCCAACTTCCTTCGCGACCCCGTCATCGACAACGTCCACTACCAGACGCCGGGCCAGCTGCGCCGCCTGTCCTTCCGCTtctccggcggcgccggcatggcGCCCGCCGAGATCGCTTGGTCCCTCGCGCAGTTGGGTGTGATGGGACTGCCGACGAAGCTGCTCGCGTATCCCCGGGTGACTCAGCGTCTGGGAGCTCTCCGCACATGGCGCTTCTTCCTGCGTTTCTCCCCCCTCGTCTACGCCGTGGTGCCGTACATTGCCTTCATGCCCTCGAttacgccgccgccggccggaAATCACGGTTTCACCGTATGGGCGCTGGTTGTCTTCTTTCAGGGCCTCATGGTGGGCTGTTCAAAGTTTACCGCGCCCTCGCAGCTCATGCTCACCAACTT CGCCTCACCCCATCCTTCTGCACTAGCTCGCACCAACAGCATCTCATACTTGACCACGGCTATGGTCCGTGCTACTGCTTTCGCAGTGTCGGCATGGGTGTATAGCTACGGCTCCTCCCACGGCCTCACGGGGCTGGCGTGGTGGCTTGCTGGAGCTGCTTCATTGTGTGGATTCCTCGTCAGTCTAGCCTGTAAAGAAGGCAACGGGCATAAGATTTGA
- a CDS encoding Isoflavone reductase produces MTSLKNILLIGAGGNLGLPVLEALLAIPSYKVRVLARKESTSVFPEGVPVFKADYSKQAEIQLAMEGQDVVICMVEPFATGNQNIFIDAAIAAGVKRFFPSEFGPPSRDPRFVDLKLHVVPAKAATVDHLRTKESQISWTSIVTGLFFDWAVKGGVLGLDPITKTARLVDGGTTVLTASNLPYIAKAVVACLDQAEETKNQYVYIGEFHVSQTDVLAAFEKVQGQEWTTANLDSETIIADGQKKLEDGDKSGVKDLVWGGTCGKRGMGDSRPWGLWDEKLGLEKASLEQVVSEILATW; encoded by the exons ATGACTTCTCTTAAGAACATTCTTCTCATTGGC GCCGGCGGAAACCTGGGCTTGCCCGTCCTCGAGGCACTCCTAGCCATTCCTTCGTACAAAGTCAGAGTCCTAGCCCGCAAGGAGTCTACCTCGGTCTTTCCAGAAGGCGTACCAGTCTTCAAAGCAGACTACAGCAAGCAGGCTGAGATCCAACTTGCAATGGAGGGCCAGGACGTGGTGATCTGCATGGTTGAACCCTTCGCAACCGGCAACCAGAACATCTTCATTGATGCCGCCATAGCCGCCGGCGTCAAAAGGTTCTTCCCGAGCGAGTTCGGGCCTCCCTCTCGGGATCCCAGATTTGTCGACCTGAAGCTTCATGTTGTGCCGGCAAAGGCAGCGACTGTCGACCACCTGCGAACGAAGGAGTCTCAAATCTCTTGGACAAGCATCGTCACCGGTTTATTTTTCGACTGGGCTGTAAAAGGTGGGGTGTTGGGCCTCGACCCAATCACCAAGACTGCACGTCTTGTTGATGGCGGCACGACGGTCCTTACGGCTTCCAACCTACCGTACATCGCCAAGGCAGTTGTTGCATGCCTCGACCAAGCCGAAGAGACAAAGAACCAATACGTCTACATCGGAGAATTCCACGTTAGCCAGACGGATGTTCTGGCAGCATTCGAGAAAGTCCAGGGCCAGGAGTGGACTACTGCGAATCTGGACTCGGAGACGATTATTGCTGATGGCCAGAAAAAGCTTGAAGATGGCGACAAGAGCGGCGTCAAGGATTTGGTCTGGGGCGGGACTTGCGGCAAACGGGGAATGGGCGACAGCAGACCATGGGGGCTCTGGGACGAGAAACTGGGATTGGAGAAGGCTAGCCTTGAGCAGGTCGTCAGTGAGATACTTGCCACTTGGTAG
- a CDS encoding WD40 domain protein beta propeller yields MRSPLFSSFLCLSAGTATLARHADHPRAAAAADFLDPSAALPQAHSARGLPAADGKKGVLLMNRIGPSTSELYVANADGTGERRLLGDGGASRFDYHASFSPDGRWVTFTSERNGDGNSDLYRCRFSAAGNATVACAGLEELVATPSVEDAGALSPDGSTLAFVSTENGYRANVWVLDLATGERRNLTGTADVAGDPSKPDGHFRPSWSPDGGWIAFASDRNTEWRGHGNGTGWEHTQELSVYAIRPDGTGFRRVATRAGYCLGSPKWSPDGKRIVYYELTTEDTWGAHRPESVAGVTSQLVSVDFETGADRVEHTSGPGLKMFPQWLDNNDDSIANIAYLIKGGDSEGYNYTSGAVAAVAAAVRSPTWSPDGRFVVYEKVGFAARPMEKPLWSWDDDWEYRHTDVFPQLSLQGRLAITQKQLGNSSIVTMNPDGSDLRLVFDSSSTGEIDPALVAKGLAGAFQPSWSSDGQWIAFGLGSWFQSRATGKARVYRAASNGSAYEALTDGTVHSGFPSYSPDGRSIVFREWGVRYGLRVLDLETRAVRVLTNATDNLPFWSPDGERIVFTRKTSATNFDVCTIRPDGSGLRTLTSSGANDAHAVWSHDGRILYSSGMYGFRDEAAIYDQTFQPYGQILVMDADGSNKQMLTDSLWEDSMPLYVPNEFLI; encoded by the coding sequence ATGCGATCCccgctcttctcctccttcctgTGCCTCTCCGCAGGCACGGCAACTCTCGCCCGCCATGCCGACCATCcacgcgccgccgccgctgccgacttCCTTgacccctccgccgccctcccgcaAGCCCATTCGGCCCGCGGTCTGCCCGCCGCGGACGGCAAGAAGGGCGTCCTCCTGATGAACCGCATCGGCCCGTCCACCTCGGAGCTCtacgtcgccaacgccgacggcaccggcgAGCGCaggctcctcggcgacggcggcgcctcgCGCTTCGACTACCacgcctccttctccccgGACGGCCGCTGGGTCACCTTCACCTCGGAGCGCAACGGCGACGGGAACTCCGACCTCTACCGCTGCcgcttctccgccgccgggaaCGCAACCGTCGCCTGCGCCGGCCTagaggagctcgtcgccaCGCCctccgtcgaggacgccggcgccctATCCCCCGACGGCTCGACCCTCGCCTTCGTGTCGACGGAGAACGGCTACCGGGCCAACGTGTGGGTTCTGGACCTCGCGACCGGCGAGCGCCGCAACCTcaccggcaccgccgacgtcgccggcgaccccTCCAAGCCGGATGGTCACTTCCGGCCCAGCTGGTCGCCGGACGGCGGTTGGATCGCCTTCGCGTCGGACCGTAATACCGAATGGCGCGGCCACGGCAACGGCACGGGCTGGGAACACACCCAGGAGCTCTCCGTGTACGCCATCCGCCCGGACGGCACGGGTTTCCGCCGGGTCGCGACCAGGGCCGGCTACTGCCTCGGCTCGCCCAAGTGGTCGCCGGACGGGAAGCGCATCGTGTACTACGAGCTGACCACCGAGGACACGTGGGGCGCGCACCGTCCCGAgtccgtcgccggcgtcaccTCGCAACTCGTGTCCGTCGACTTCGAGACCGGCGCGGACCGCGTCGAACACACCTCCGGCCCGGGTTTGAAAATGTTTCCTCAGTGGTTggacaacaacgacgacagcaTCGCCAACATCGCGTACCTCATCAagggcggcgacagcgaggGCTACAACTACACCtcgggcgccgtcgccgccgtcgccgccgccgtccgctcCCCGACATGGTCCCCCGACGGCAGGTTCGTCGTCTACGAGAAGGTGGGCTTCGCCGCCCGGCCCATGGAGAAGCCCCTCTGGAGCTGGGACGACGACTGGGAATACCGCCACACCGACGTCTTCCCCCAGCTCTCCCTCCAGGGCCGCCTCGCCATCACCCAGAAGCAGCTCGGCAACTCCTCCATCGTCACCATGAACCCGGACGGCTCCGACCTCCGGCTCGTCTTCGACTCCTCGTCCACCGGCGAGATCGACCCGGCCCTTGTCGCAAAGgggctcgccggcgccttccAGCCGTCCTGGTCGTCCGACGGCCAGTGGATcgccttcggcctcggctccTGGTTCCAGTCCCGCGCCACCGGCAAGGCGCGCGTCTACCGCGCCGCGTCAAACGGCAGCGCCTACGAGGCCCTCACGGACGGCACCGTCCACTCCGGGTTCCCCAGCTACTCGCCCGACGGCCGGTCCATCGTCTTCAGGGAATGGGGCGTCCGGTACGGgctccgcgtcctcgacctcgagaccagggccgtccgcgtcctgACGAACGCGACGGACAACCTCCCCTTCTGGTCCCCTGACGGCGAGCGCATCGTCTTCACGCGCAAGACGTCGGCGACCAACTTCGACGTCTGCACGATCCGCCCGGACGGCTCGGGTCTGAGGACCCTCACGTCCAGcggcgccaacgacgccCACGCCGTGTGGTCCCACGACGGGCGCATCCTGTACTCGAGCGGCATGTACGGCTTCcgggacgaggccgccatctACGACCAGACCTTTCAGCCGTACGGGCAGATCCTCGTCATGGACGCTGACGGTTCCAACAAGCAGATGCTCACGGACAGTCTGTGGGAAGACTCAATGCCGCTGTACGTGCCGAATGAGTTTCTGATATAG
- a CDS encoding Nacht domain protein, producing MSVIFMFLNETARREAFADRASFCRWSDPARHAYESAVETLRNELTPDEYQTIWLRSQTSMQDAQDAVTNALKEYQAKTKGSRVRTWLASCSSRVMYYGEYVSLAWGTLKFLFIAVINHEELLVEISKTVSRIADVLPRTELHSVLYPTQRMQDAVSQLYAKIIEFIMMAVKWYKKGKLAHSLTAITKPFNLGFKPIIEDITERSRRIDELASAASKAELRDLHISIHGLNKTIVQLTEMSLLGLKEEHRQMFTNGQLEGIRTSVLLKDTPAAEDSLAWCRSMRNRRRQKAPTQLPVSELSKLKHWVSDPSSSLLLAEGQGVRTSSLDFAADFLDTVTEQGYPVLWALPSTVGGAGEENTGGASVQGILRSLISQALSLNPAVLSEGANPLTAKHFKTAASIQQWFKLLERCVSSFARLFIVIDIRAIQAAVEHEESETQHFTTSDFVERVSQLVAQRSHGGLKIVIVSWRFNMATSMDPDEVFRGMQISTDRGRKVERLMKQPKFRALFRRRHHMFSERFKSSVNVAPVE from the exons ATGTCTGTTATCTTTATGTTCTTGAACGAGACGGCACGACGAGAAGCGTTTGCTGATCGCGCGAGCTTTTGCAGATGGTCCGATCCCGCAAGACACGCATACGAGAGCGCCGTCGAGACCTTGCGGAACGAGCTGACGCCCGACGAATACCAGACCATCTGGCTGCGCAGCCAAACCTCCATGCAAGACGCCCAAGATGCCGTGACGAACGCCTTGAAGGAGTACCAGGCCAAGACAAAGGGCTCCAGAGTACGGACATGGCTCGCCAGCTGCTCTTCCCGTGTCATGTACTATGGAG AGTACGTCTCGCTGGCGTGGGGCACACTCAAGTTTCTCTTCATC GCTGTGATAAACCACGAAGAACTCCTCGTCGAAATATCCAAGACGGTCTCGAGAATCGCCGATGTGCTGCCTCGGACCGAGCTGCACTCCGTACTCTACCCTACCCAGCGTATGCAAGATGCCGTCTCCCAGCTGTACGCCAAGATCATAGAGTTCATCATGATGGCCGTCAAGTGGTACAAAAAGGGCAAGCTGGCGCACTCCTTGACAGCAATCACCAAGCCATTCAACCTTGGCTTCAAACCCATCATCGAGGACATCACCGAGCGGTCGCGACGTATAGATGAACTGGCCAGCGCGGCCTCCAAAGCAGAGCTCCGAGACCTCCATATCAGCATACACGGCCTCAACAAAACCATTGTGCAGTTGACCGAGATG TCTCTTCTCGGGCTCAAGGAAGAGCACAGACAGATGTTCACAAATGGTCAACTCGAAGGAATCCGAACGTCTGTACTGCTTAAGGATACACCGGCAGCGGAAGACAGCCTGGCCTGGTGCAGGTCCATGAGAAACCGCCGTAGACAGAAAGCCCCAACGCAGCTCCCGGTATCGGAGCTTTCGAAACTGAAGCACTGGGTGTCGGATCCCTCGTCAtctctgctccttgcagaGGGCCAAGGCGTGAGGACGAGTTCGCTCGACTTTGCGGCAGACTTCCTCGACACCGTCACTGAGCAGGGCTACCCCGTCCTCTGGGCTCTGCCGTCGActgtcggcggcgccggcgaggagaacaCCGGCGGCGCTTCTGTCCAGGGAATTCTCAGGTCGTTGATATCCCAGGCACTGAGCCTGAACCCGGCCGTGTTGAGCGAGGGGGCGAACCCGTTGACCGCAAAGCATTTCAAAACCGCCGCGAGCATACAGCAGTGGTTCAAGCTGTTGGAGCGCTGCGTTTCGAGCTTCGCGCGGCTTTTCATCGTCATAGACATCAGAGCCATCCAGGCCGCTGTAGAGCACGAGGAGTCGGAGACGCAGCATTTCACGACCAGTGACTTTGTGGAGCGTGTCTCGCAGCTGGTCGCGCAGAGAAGCCACGGGGGTCTCAAGATTGTCATCGTGTCGTGGAGATTCAACATGGCTACCTCCATGGACCCCGACGAAGTGTTTAGGGGCATGCAGATTTCCACCGACAGAGGCCGGAAAGTGGAAAGGCTGATGAAGCAACCGAAGTTCCGGGCCCTGTTCAGGAGGAGACACCACATGTTCAGCGAGAGATTCAAGTCTTCTGTCAATGTAGCACCAGTAGAGTAA
- a CDS encoding KR domain-containing protein: MATASSRDEHAAGGPYKEHTAALVTTSPDHMGFGHGTFAFPSRSFGVNGVRVILCRFLLEYDFKLSAGTPTQPVRWGFEVLANPTARMMVRRREEQLNVLFIHRTFGTGRIFKSRDESFADGLRAATAGRGVDVVLNLLSGELLHTSWRCVAPGGTFIELGKRDAAARCKLAMDPLDDNRAFIRIDMARLAVLDGAEIRQLLDRIVYLYRGMVLTPNTPSRAFPVSPRGRTSARSLSRIGGLVHLAMVLADVEMPRITVIEWQAAAAPRIAGTWNPHRALCNGGDGGEDFFVLIGSMLVVTGRAGQANYAAANAFLDSFVQF, encoded by the exons ATGGCTACCGCTTCTTCAAGAGACGAGCATGCGGCGGGCGGCCCCTACAAAGAGCATACGGCAGCGCTGGTCACGACATCCCCGGATCACATGGGTTTCGGCCATGGGACGTTCGCATTTCCCAGTCGGTCCTTCGGCGTCAACGGGGTCAGGGTTATTCTTTGTCGTTTTCTACTCGAATACGACTTCAAGCTTTCGGCTGGGACGCCGACGCAGCCGGTGCGGTGGGGGTTCGAGGTCCTGGCTAATCCtacggcgaggatgatggtcCGCCGGCGGGAGGAACAATTAAATGTTCTGTTTATTCATCGCACCTTTGGGACTGG CCGGATCTTCAAATCACGCGACGAGTCGTTTGCGGACGGTCTCAGGGCGGCCACGGCGGGACGGGGCGTAGATGTGGTGCTGAACTTGCTGTCCGGTGAACTCCTGCACACCTCCTGGCGGTGCGTCGCGCCGGGCGGGACCTTCATCGAGCTGGGCAAGCGGGACGCCGCGGCGCGTTGCAAGCTGGCCATGGACCCTCTGGACGATAACCGCGCCTTCATCCGCATCGACATGGCGCGActggccgtcctcgacggcgcagaGATCAGGCAGTTACTGGACCGCATCGTCTATCTGTACCGAGGTATGGTGCTCACTCCCAATACGCCCTCGCGCGCATTCCC TGTTTCGCCAAGAGGACGCACATCGGCAAGATCGCTGTCGAGAATCGGAGGCTTGGTCCACCTCGCCATGGTCCTTGCCGACGTCGAAATGCCGAGAATAACGGTAATCGAGTGGcaggcggccgcggcgcctAGGATCGCCGGGACATGGAACCCGCATCGAGCCCTGTGCaacggaggcgacggcggggaAGACTTCTTCGTATTGATCGGGAGTATGTTAGTCGTGACCGGGCGGGCTGGCCAGGCCAACTATGCGGCGGCCAACGCGTTCCTCGACAGCTTCGTCCAGTTCTGA
- a CDS encoding AAA family ATPase, whose protein sequence is MAPNPSLTASVGADHNQDVSSSKGKDSADKFEDETENINDDSDDSGGGSRSDASSVSSNGGGSGLFISSTISRDDTLSKVSKKRGMLSKLNDQFNDGTLQLNNSNVFRDTLGVGYGMSELVPPPPIERPRRLPLMVPPGPRYRPPGRFRPPVGKPLPAHIPPPGPAAPLDYPVGLPPRMIQSQLMLPRYPSTKSSNTRWRRQLLRKRGLILGSKRDETQASGSNSELPLPERPFTQLKNPVETPRVTVSSSDAIGLHTDEDMRPSSIEHPGSYGSKRSASHGQLKHKAAFADTPEASVQSDSQDNDASHLQQVAEVHALDKKNRPERKPGLAESLSYLTEQHLNIDLLDDNQEVSRFISYLFDTIQMLENQIRYNAADSSSSSGSDSEDDQESVGPPVPRCRVVHRIFCTNSLHAHDGDMYEDEPRRASASSNGDSGLEAQVEIINLRAYLSSHPEVCFVVIKEHNCALDARSAAIRVWTSGKSGVTSERSERLRIVSPLIQKALAQVAEFQIYDEPGDREFDEPTEMDAPYLFLFHHRAQLAALAKQETYTAVLSPLLEFLKDNYEQEYQEAEDMFRQGYVNALHLDKLFKPNQMVINCKNPEALEAFILKKYTTVEKNKICFRGWTWQYNGTDLSRTNYHSKMDLVSEEKTRISDLNIHPTEFARDENIKRLTSRGMKFWDMKGQVYTSYTGWDKGREHYYSGARFMVDTATYQLMHRGSLSGAHEDPQPYKFDTWPTKIGPRDELPVSTVMLLPATTYGFNLHEKKWVNLNIENLHPVDWNKKAFDRLVLEPKTKEMIYALVDVQTSAKKMDDIITGKGNGLIVLLHGSPGTGKTLTAESVAEIAEKPLYRVTCGDIGIDARDVEKYLQTVMYLGKIWDCVLLLDEADVFLEERTMADLQRNSLVSVFLRILEYYEGILILTSNRVGTFDEAFKSRIQVAIHYDDLTKKSRKAIWRNFFDMIEESSDEDANMPELERRLDQLAQEEMNGRQIRNALLTSRQLAKHRNERLDWEHLSQVMKTSAAFNKYLKAVRGHSDEQWAREEMLR, encoded by the exons aTGGCGCCGAACCCCAGTTTAACCGCCTCGGTGGGCGCTGATCACAACCAAGATGTCTCCTCTTCCAAGGGCAAAGACTCCGCCGACAAGTTCGAAGATGAAACTGAAAACATAAACGACGACTCTGATGATTCTGGAGGCGGCAGTCGTTCAGACGCCTCATCGGTCAGCAGCAACGGTGGTGGCAGCGGTCTCTTCATCAGCTCTACCATTTCGAGAGACGACACACTGAGCAAGGTTTCCAAGAAGCGTGGCATGTTATCAAAGTTGAATGACCAGTTCAACGATGGGA CTCTCCAACTGAACAACTCCAACGTCTTCAGGGACACACTGGGAGTAGGCTATGGCATGTCTGAACTGGTCCCACCACCCCCGATAGAACGACCTCGAAGGCTACCTCTTATGGTGCCTCCCGGTCCACGTTATCGACCACCCGGGCGGTTCCGTCCACCAGTCGGCAAGCCGCTCCCAGCTCACATTCCACCTCCGGGCCCAGCAGCGCCCCTGGACTATCCTGTGGGCCTCCCCCCTCGTATGATCCAAAGCCAATTGATGTTGCCGAGATACCCATCAACAAAAAGTTCGAATACCAGATGGCGCCGGCAACTGCTACGAAAGCGAGGGCTCATCCTTGGCTCAAAGAGGGACGAAACCCAGGCATCCGGTTCTAATTCGGAACTCCCGCTTCCTGAACGCCCATTCACGCAACTGAAGAATCCGGTAGAAACACCGCGTGTGACGGTAAGTTCCTCTGATGCTATTGGGTTACACACCGATGAGGACATGAGGCCATCGTCGATAGAACACCCTGGAAGTTATGGAAGCAAGAGATCAGCAAGCCACGGACAGCTGAAACATAAAGCTGCATTCGCCGACACCCCGGAGGCTTCTGTTCAGTCGGATAGTCAGGACAATGATGCGAGCCACTTGCAACAAGTTGCAGAAGTTCATGCACTCGACAAGAAGAATAGGCCCGAAAGAAAACCAGGACTCGCTGAGTCACTGAGTTACCTCACAGAACAACATCTCAACATCGACTTGCTGGATGATAACCAGGAAGTCTCGCGGTTCATCTCGTATCTATTTGACACGATACAAATGTTGGAGAATCAGATTCGATACAACGCCGCCGATTCTTCCAGTAGTTCTGGCAGCGATTCCGAAGACGACCAAGAGTCTGTCGGGCCACCCGTTCCGCGGTGCCGCGTTGTTCACCGGATCTTCTGCACGAATTCGTTACACGCTCATGACGGAGACATGTACGAAGACGAACCGCGACGTGCCAGTGCTTCGTCCAACGGCGACTCGGGACTCGAAGCCCAAGTCGAGATCATCAATCTGCGTGCGTACCTGAGTAGCCACCCCGAGGTCTGTTTTGTCGTCATCAAAGAACACAACTGCGCGCTCGACGCAAGGTCCGCGGCGATTCGCGTGTGGACCTCGGGCAAGTCAGGCGTCACTTCGGAGAGGTCAGAGAGACTGCGGATCGTGTCGCCCTTGATCCAGAAGGCCTTGGCGCAGGTTGCAGAGTTCCAAATCTACGACGAACCCGGCGACCGGGAATTCGACGAGCCCACAGAGATGGATGCGCCGTACCTGTTCCTCTTCCATCACCGGGCACAGCTTGCCGCGCTGGCAAAGCAAGAAACATACACAGCGGTCCTCTCACCTCTTTTGGAGTTTCTGAAAGACAACTACGAGCAGGAGTACCAAGAGGCAGAGGACATGTTCCGCCAGGGCTACGTAAACGCCCTTCATCTCGACAAGCTCTTCAAGCCAAACCAGATGGTTATTAATTGCAAGAACCCGGAAGCGCTGGAGGCCTTCATCCTGAAAAAATATACAACAGTGGAAAAGAACAAGATCTGTTTCCGCGGCTGGACCTGGCAGTACAACGGTACCGATCTGTCGAGAACAAACTACCATAGTAAGATGGACCTGGTCTCTGAAGAAAAGACGAGGATATCGGATTTGAACATTCATCCCACCGAGTTCGCCCGGGATGAGAATATCAAGAGACTCACTTCTAGAGGCATGAAATTCTGGGATATGAAAGGCCAGGTGTACACCAGTTACACGGGGTGGGACAAAGGCCGTGAACATTACTAC TCGGGTGCAAGATTCATGGTAGACACGGCCACATACCAGCTCATGCATCGGGGTTCATTGTCAGGGGCTCACGAAGACCCTCAACCGTACAAGTTTGACACATGGCCTACCAAGATTGGCCCACGGGACGAGCTGCCCGTCAGCACAGTCATGCTCCTGCCAGCGACCACTTACGGTTTCAATCTCCACGAGAAGAAATGGG TCAATCTCAACATTGAAAACCTGCACCCCGTCGACTGGAACAAGAAAGCCTTCGACCGCCTAGTCCTCGAACCAAAGACGAAGGAGATGATATACGCCCTTGTCGACGTGCAGACATCGGCAAAGAAGATGGACGATATCATTACGGGAAAGGGCAATGGCTTGATTGTGCTCCTGCACGGAAGCCCGGGCACAGGCAAGACGCTGACGGCGGAGAG TGTGGCGGAAATCGCGGAAAAGCCGCTGTATCGAGTCACGTGCGGCGACATTGGCATCGATGCCCGTGACGTGGAAAAGTACTTGCAGACGGTCATGTACCTAGGAAAGATTTGGGACTGTG ttctccttcttgacgAAGCCGATGTGTTTCTGGAAGAAAGAACTATGGCAGATCTGCAACGAAACAGTCTCGTCTCGG TGTTCCTTCGCATCCTCGAGTACTACGAGGGAATTCTCATTCTCACCTCGAACCGGGTCGGTACCTTCGACGAAGCGTTCAAGTCGCGCATCCAGGTGGCGATCCACTACGACGACCTGACCAAGAAGTCGCGCAAGGCCATCTGGCGTAACTTCTTCGACATGATCGAGGAGTcgagcgacgaggacgccaacATGCCCGAGCTGGAGAGGCGGCTCGACCAGCTGGCGCAGGAGGAGATGAACGGGCGGCAGATCAGGAACGCCCTGCTCACGTCCCGCCAGTTGGCGAAGCACCGCAACGAGCGGCTGGACTGGGAGCATCTCAGCCAGGTGATGAAGACGTCGGCCGCCTTCAACAAGTACTTGAAAGCAGTCCGCGGGCACAGCGACGAGCAGTGGGCGCGAGAGGAGATGTTGAGGTGA